A genomic window from Providencia alcalifaciens includes:
- a CDS encoding siderophore ABC transporter substrate-binding protein: MKKFIPAVLVSILSFSAPYALSAESAAFTPNAITAQGAEKVTVKHLSGETEVVKKPQKVVLFDFGIYDSMQKLGLGDKVVALPTGNAPAYVKAGIPATAKNAGSMKEPNLAEIAALKPDLIVITGRQGKSYDALSKIAPTLNLGSDSKNYIESVKANIRLIGDLYGDQKAVDEQLAQLDKTIAEAQKKAAASNKKVLVLLHNDGKLIPNNQAVVYDVVKAQRAELPVQADADKSKRRVVDTKTIAQANPDVILIVDRSEAIGAGKLEKTVFEDQNIQETKAYKDGKITYLQSDLWYLSGGGLVSLTEQIDAVTKAL, encoded by the coding sequence ATGAAAAAGTTTATTCCCGCGGTACTGGTTTCCATCCTATCATTCTCCGCACCTTACGCACTGAGTGCTGAATCAGCTGCATTTACACCAAATGCAATCACTGCACAAGGTGCTGAAAAAGTCACAGTTAAACACCTTTCCGGCGAAACGGAAGTAGTGAAAAAACCACAGAAAGTGGTTCTGTTTGACTTCGGTATTTATGACTCAATGCAAAAACTTGGGTTAGGGGACAAGGTTGTCGCTCTGCCGACGGGGAATGCGCCAGCGTATGTGAAAGCGGGCATCCCTGCGACAGCCAAAAATGCAGGTAGCATGAAGGAGCCAAACTTAGCTGAGATCGCTGCATTGAAACCCGATTTAATCGTGATCACGGGTCGCCAAGGTAAATCTTATGACGCGTTATCAAAAATTGCTCCAACGCTGAATTTAGGCTCTGACAGCAAAAATTATATTGAGTCAGTAAAAGCCAACATTCGTTTAATTGGTGATTTATACGGTGACCAAAAAGCGGTGGATGAGCAACTGGCTCAGTTGGATAAAACCATTGCAGAAGCTCAGAAAAAAGCAGCTGCATCTAATAAAAAAGTGCTGGTCTTACTGCACAATGACGGCAAATTAATCCCAAATAACCAAGCGGTTGTTTACGATGTGGTAAAAGCACAACGTGCTGAATTACCTGTTCAAGCGGATGCTGATAAATCCAAACGCCGTGTGGTGGACACCAAAACTATCGCTCAAGCGAACCCTGATGTGATTTTGATTGTGGATCGCAGTGAAGCGATTGGCGCAGGTAAATTGGAAAAAACGGTATTTGAAGACCAAAACATCCAAGAAACCAAAGCGTATAAAGATGGCAAAATCACCTATTTGCAATCTGACTTGTGGTATCTCTCTGGTGGCGGTTTAGTCAGCCTCACCGAGCAAATCGATGCAGTCACCAAAGCACTGTAA
- the hemW gene encoding radical SAM family heme chaperone HemW, translating into MLKLPPLSLYIHIPWCVQKCPYCDFNSHTLKGEIPQTEYVEHLLSDLDKDAALIGARPVKTIFIGGGTPSLLTAESMQMLMDGVRQRVNLAPDAEVTMEANPGTVEADRFAGYQAAGINRISIGVQSFGDDKLIMLGRIHGPNEAKRAAQLATSLNLRSFNLDLMHGLPSQTRDEGLSDLRQAIELAPPHLSWYQLTIEPNTQFGSRPPRLPDDDTLWDIYTEGHKLLTAAGYQQYETSAYAKAGYQCEHNLNYWRFGDYLGIGCGAHGKITSTNGQILRTVKTKHPRGYMEGRYLDNQYNVENEDRPFEYFMNRFRLLEAMPRREFTDYTGLAESVVRPAIDEALAKGYISETTDEWQITEHGKLFLNSLLELFLGEE; encoded by the coding sequence ATGCTTAAGCTTCCTCCATTAAGCTTGTATATCCATATTCCTTGGTGTGTACAAAAGTGCCCGTATTGTGATTTCAACTCACATACTCTTAAAGGAGAAATTCCCCAAACTGAGTATGTTGAACATTTGCTTAGCGATCTTGATAAGGATGCGGCGCTGATTGGCGCCCGTCCGGTTAAAACCATCTTTATTGGTGGTGGTACTCCGAGCTTATTAACCGCTGAATCCATGCAAATGTTGATGGATGGCGTTCGTCAGCGAGTCAATTTAGCCCCTGATGCGGAAGTCACTATGGAAGCTAACCCCGGCACCGTGGAAGCTGACCGTTTTGCTGGCTACCAAGCCGCGGGGATCAACCGCATCTCCATCGGCGTACAAAGCTTCGGGGACGACAAACTGATCATGTTGGGACGTATTCATGGCCCCAACGAAGCCAAGCGTGCCGCGCAACTAGCCACCAGCTTAAATCTACGCAGTTTTAATTTGGATTTAATGCACGGCTTACCGTCACAAACTCGCGACGAAGGGTTATCAGATTTACGCCAAGCTATCGAACTCGCTCCGCCGCATCTTTCTTGGTACCAGCTAACCATTGAGCCGAATACGCAGTTTGGTTCTCGCCCGCCGCGTTTGCCGGATGACGATACCCTGTGGGATATCTACACCGAAGGGCATAAATTACTGACAGCGGCAGGCTATCAGCAATATGAAACCTCCGCCTATGCCAAAGCGGGTTATCAGTGCGAACATAACCTTAACTATTGGCGGTTTGGGGATTATCTGGGTATCGGCTGTGGCGCACACGGCAAAATCACCTCAACCAATGGACAGATTTTACGAACCGTAAAAACCAAGCATCCACGAGGTTATATGGAAGGCCGTTATCTTGATAATCAATATAATGTCGAGAACGAAGACCGCCCATTCGAGTATTTTATGAACCGTTTCCGGTTACTTGAAGCGATGCCTCGCCGTGAATTTACTGATTATACTGGCCTGGCAGAGTCTGTGGTTCGCCCCGCTATCGATGAAGCCTTAGCCAAAGGCTATATCTCAGAAACCACTGATGAATGGCAAATTACCGAACATGGAAAGTTATTCTTAAACTCCCTACTGGAGCTATTTTTAGGGGAAGAGTAA
- the rdgB gene encoding RdgB/HAM1 family non-canonical purine NTP pyrophosphatase gives MQKVVLATGNPGKVNELADLLREFGMDIVAQTSLGVESAEETGLTFIENAILKARHAAAQTGLPAIADDSGISVDALGGAPGIYSARYAGEDATDQQNLDKLLDAMKDVPDDQRQAQFNCVLVYLRHAEDPTPLVFHGRWHGLLTREAKGQGGFGYDPIFYVPELGCTSAELTKAEKQAVSHRGKALAMMLDALKNA, from the coding sequence ATGCAAAAAGTTGTATTAGCCACAGGTAACCCGGGAAAAGTTAATGAATTAGCGGATTTACTTCGCGAGTTCGGCATGGATATCGTCGCTCAAACCAGCCTTGGCGTTGAATCCGCGGAAGAAACCGGATTAACCTTTATCGAGAACGCAATTTTAAAAGCCCGCCATGCTGCCGCACAAACAGGCTTACCCGCTATTGCCGATGATTCCGGTATTTCAGTTGATGCTTTAGGTGGCGCACCGGGAATTTACTCTGCGCGCTATGCGGGTGAAGATGCGACCGACCAGCAAAACCTCGATAAGCTTCTCGATGCCATGAAAGATGTGCCTGATGACCAACGACAAGCACAATTTAACTGCGTGTTAGTGTATCTGCGCCATGCAGAAGACCCGACACCGTTAGTGTTCCATGGCCGCTGGCATGGGCTATTAACCCGTGAAGCTAAGGGGCAAGGTGGCTTTGGCTACGACCCGATTTTCTACGTACCTGAATTAGGCTGTACTTCTGCTGAACTGACTAAAGCTGAAAAACAGGCAGTTTCACACCGCGGTAAAGCCCTTGCGATGATGTTGGATGCTCTGAAAAATGCTTAA
- a CDS encoding YggT family protein, with protein MQTIVFVVTTLIQLYIFVLLLRVWMQCVRADFYNPFSQFVVKATQPIVGPLRRLIPSVGSIDTATLLVAFVLAIADIIFGMWATNMLPAIGLTLLPMGLILLLTYIGKLIFWMILIRAILSWVSQGRNPVDYLLFQLTEPLMAPIRRIIPAMGGLDFSAMIVMFILIALNYLRVDVSLMIDPALTAMLFSVGIM; from the coding sequence ATGCAGACTATCGTTTTTGTTGTTACCACCCTGATTCAACTGTACATCTTTGTGCTTCTGCTCAGAGTATGGATGCAGTGCGTTCGTGCAGATTTCTATAACCCATTCTCGCAGTTTGTGGTTAAAGCAACCCAACCTATCGTGGGGCCTTTACGCCGCCTCATTCCCTCCGTTGGCTCCATTGATACCGCAACCCTGCTGGTGGCATTTGTACTGGCGATTGCTGACATTATCTTTGGTATGTGGGCGACCAATATGCTGCCAGCCATCGGCCTAACCTTACTGCCTATGGGATTAATTCTCTTACTGACTTATATCGGTAAATTAATTTTCTGGATGATCTTAATTCGCGCCATTTTAAGCTGGGTCAGCCAAGGCCGTAATCCTGTTGATTATTTACTGTTCCAATTAACTGAACCGTTAATGGCACCGATTCGTCGCATTATTCCTGCCATGGGCGGGTTAGATTTCTCTGCGATGATTGTGATGTTTATTTTGATCGCCCTGAACTACTTACGCGTCGATGTCTCTTTAATGATTGACCCTGCGTTAACCGCCATGCTGTTCTCTGTCGGCATTATGTAA
- the proC gene encoding pyrroline-5-carboxylate reductase translates to MQHRKIAFIGAGNMANAIIAGLVAHGYPASMITVCSPTPVRRDKMAQDYGIISTNDNFTAAQQADVIVLAVKPQMMKDVCEPLQQLTNLENKLILTIAAGIPAARYNDYFAHSLRLVRIMPNTPSLVGKGVSGLFAQSNVSEDDKQFTQQLMESVGSTTWCAKESEINNIIALTGSSPAYFFLFMESMQQKAEQLGYDEKQARELVLNAIEGSVALAKSQGDTPFSTLREQVTSKGGTTAMALEQFYQGHLPQTVANAMQSAIDRAEEMEKLF, encoded by the coding sequence ATGCAACATCGCAAAATTGCCTTTATTGGTGCGGGAAATATGGCGAATGCCATTATTGCGGGTCTTGTGGCTCATGGCTATCCTGCATCGATGATCACCGTCTGTTCACCTACCCCAGTACGCCGCGATAAAATGGCACAGGACTACGGTATCATTAGCACCAATGATAATTTCACCGCTGCCCAGCAAGCGGACGTGATTGTTCTGGCCGTCAAACCGCAAATGATGAAAGACGTTTGTGAACCTCTTCAACAACTCACAAACTTAGAAAACAAACTGATATTAACCATCGCAGCGGGTATTCCTGCGGCTCGTTATAATGACTATTTTGCCCATTCGCTGCGTTTAGTACGCATTATGCCAAACACCCCATCACTGGTTGGCAAAGGCGTTAGCGGCTTGTTTGCCCAATCGAATGTTTCTGAAGATGATAAGCAATTTACTCAACAATTGATGGAAAGCGTCGGTTCAACAACCTGGTGTGCCAAAGAGAGTGAAATCAACAATATCATTGCGTTAACCGGTAGCTCCCCCGCTTACTTTTTCTTGTTCATGGAATCCATGCAGCAAAAAGCCGAGCAGCTTGGCTATGATGAAAAACAAGCCCGCGAATTGGTTCTTAATGCTATTGAAGGTTCCGTGGCGTTAGCGAAATCACAAGGGGATACCCCGTTTTCAACCTTGCGTGAGCAAGTCACCTCTAAAGGCGGTACCACCGCAATGGCTTTAGAGCAATTTTACCAAGGCCATCTGCCGCAAACCGTCGCCAATGCTATGCAAAGCGCGATTGACCGAGCGGAAGAGATGGAAAAACTTTTTTAA
- a CDS encoding YggS family pyridoxal phosphate-dependent enzyme — MTIQKNLSDVTERIHLAATECQRSPQDITLLAVSKTKPCEAILEAIEAGQRQFGENYVQEGVEKIQHFAERTDLVWHFIGPLQSNKSRLVAEHFDWFHTLDRAKIAQRLNEQRPQDKAPLNVLIQINISDENSKSGILLEEVNELAAQVAQLPNLVLRGLMTIPAPETDYERQCAAFRQMEQAFEQLKANYPTVDTLSMGMTDDMRAAIHCGSTLVRIGTAIFGARQYHN, encoded by the coding sequence ATGACCATTCAAAAAAACCTATCTGATGTCACTGAGCGTATTCATCTTGCTGCAACCGAGTGTCAGCGCTCTCCTCAAGATATTACCCTGTTAGCTGTGAGTAAAACCAAGCCCTGTGAAGCCATTCTAGAAGCCATTGAGGCGGGTCAACGCCAATTTGGTGAAAACTATGTGCAAGAAGGCGTGGAGAAAATCCAGCACTTTGCAGAAAGAACCGACTTAGTTTGGCACTTTATTGGTCCACTGCAGTCCAATAAAAGCCGCTTAGTGGCAGAACATTTTGATTGGTTCCATACTTTAGATCGCGCCAAAATCGCTCAACGTTTAAATGAGCAGCGCCCTCAAGATAAAGCGCCACTAAATGTGCTGATTCAAATTAATATTAGCGATGAAAACAGCAAATCGGGAATACTCCTCGAGGAAGTGAATGAACTTGCTGCCCAAGTCGCCCAATTACCCAATTTAGTACTGCGTGGGTTAATGACCATTCCAGCCCCAGAAACCGATTATGAGCGCCAATGCGCGGCGTTTCGCCAAATGGAACAGGCATTCGAGCAATTGAAAGCCAACTATCCTACTGTGGATACCTTATCCATGGGGATGACCGACGATATGCGCGCCGCGATCCACTGCGGATCGACACTTGTGCGCATCGGTACTGCCATTTTTGGCGCCCGTCAGTACCATAATTAA
- the ruvX gene encoding Holliday junction resolvase RuvX produces the protein MSARTLLAFDFGTKSIGVAVGQGITGTARALASLKASDGRPDWSQIEKLLKEWQPQLVIVGLPLNMDGTEQLVTSQARNFANRIHGRFGVQVKLHDERLSTVEAKAGLFEQGGYRALSKGKVDSASAVVILESWFEQNY, from the coding sequence ATGTCAGCTAGAACTTTATTAGCGTTTGATTTTGGGACGAAAAGTATAGGCGTCGCTGTCGGTCAAGGGATCACCGGTACCGCCCGCGCTTTAGCCTCATTAAAAGCCAGCGATGGCAGGCCTGATTGGTCACAAATTGAAAAATTGCTCAAAGAGTGGCAGCCGCAGCTGGTGATCGTCGGGCTTCCTTTAAATATGGATGGCACTGAGCAGCTCGTCACTAGCCAAGCACGTAATTTTGCCAATCGCATTCACGGGCGCTTTGGTGTGCAAGTCAAGCTACACGATGAAAGACTGTCTACTGTAGAAGCCAAAGCGGGGCTGTTTGAGCAAGGTGGCTATCGCGCATTGAGCAAAGGCAAAGTAGATTCCGCCTCTGCGGTAGTGATTTTAGAAAGTTGGTTTGAACAAAATTACTAA
- a CDS encoding YqgE/AlgH family protein codes for MNLQNHFLIAMPSLTDPYFDHSVVYICEHNENGAMGLVINKPIEDFSVATMLKKLEIDVSDNTNARNLEKMVIAGGPVSEEHGFIIHTPVAGYAASLRLNDHVMVTTSKDILETLGSDQHPMNSLVTLGYSSWEPGQLENEIMENSWLTVKADPKLIFDTPLNERWKAAGNLLGIDIHNISMQAGHA; via the coding sequence ATGAACTTACAGAATCATTTTTTAATTGCCATGCCTTCACTGACGGATCCCTATTTTGATCATTCCGTGGTGTATATCTGCGAACATAATGAAAATGGCGCGATGGGCCTCGTGATCAACAAGCCTATTGAAGATTTTTCTGTCGCAACCATGCTGAAAAAGCTGGAAATTGACGTGTCTGACAACACCAACGCGCGAAATCTTGAAAAAATGGTGATTGCGGGTGGACCTGTTTCTGAAGAGCACGGGTTTATTATCCATACCCCTGTTGCGGGTTATGCAGCAAGTTTGCGCCTCAATGACCATGTCATGGTAACGACCTCTAAAGATATTTTAGAAACATTAGGCAGCGACCAACATCCCATGAATTCTTTAGTGACGCTCGGTTATTCAAGCTGGGAGCCGGGGCAGTTAGAAAATGAAATCATGGAAAATAGCTGGTTGACCGTTAAAGCCGATCCTAAACTGATTTTTGATACGCCATTAAACGAACGCTGGAAAGCCGCAGGTAACCTTTTAGGCATCGACATCCATAATATCTCCATGCAAGCGGGGCACGCTTAA
- the gshB gene encoding glutathione synthase codes for MIKLGIVMDPISSIKIKKDTSFAMMLEAARRGYEIHYMEMNDLYLHQGEARATTKIVTVEENPTKWYEFHSEQDIALSDLDAILMRKDPPFDTEYIYATYILERAEQAGSLIVNKPQSLRDCNEKLFTAWFPELTPDTLVTRSSEKLREFHKKHGDVIFKPLDGMGGASIFRLKKEDPNVGVIIETLTEHNSRYCMAQNFLPAIKEGDKRVLVVDGEPVPYCLARIPAQGETRGNLAAGGRGEARPLTESDWAIARAVAPTLKEKGLIFVGLDIIGDRLTEINVTSPTCAREIEAAFDISITGMLMDAIERRLKK; via the coding sequence ATGATCAAGCTCGGCATAGTAATGGATCCTATTTCATCCATTAAAATCAAAAAAGACACCAGTTTTGCAATGATGCTGGAAGCTGCACGCCGCGGTTATGAAATCCATTATATGGAGATGAACGACCTGTACCTGCACCAAGGCGAAGCCCGTGCAACCACAAAAATTGTGACGGTCGAAGAGAACCCAACCAAATGGTATGAGTTCCACTCAGAACAAGACATCGCCCTGAGCGACCTTGATGCCATTTTAATGCGTAAAGACCCGCCATTTGATACTGAATATATTTACGCGACTTACATTCTTGAGCGCGCAGAACAAGCGGGTAGCTTAATTGTCAACAAGCCACAAAGCCTACGTGACTGTAACGAAAAGCTGTTTACAGCATGGTTCCCTGAGTTAACACCAGATACCTTAGTGACTCGTAGCTCTGAAAAACTGCGTGAATTCCATAAAAAACACGGTGACGTGATTTTTAAACCGCTAGACGGTATGGGCGGTGCGTCGATTTTCCGTTTGAAGAAAGAAGACCCGAACGTTGGCGTTATTATTGAAACGTTAACGGAGCACAATTCCCGTTATTGCATGGCGCAAAACTTCTTACCAGCCATTAAAGAAGGTGACAAACGTGTGCTGGTGGTTGACGGTGAACCTGTGCCATATTGCCTTGCACGTATTCCAGCACAAGGGGAAACCCGTGGAAACCTTGCTGCTGGTGGTCGCGGTGAAGCCCGTCCATTAACAGAAAGTGACTGGGCAATTGCTCGCGCTGTTGCTCCGACCTTAAAAGAAAAAGGACTGATTTTCGTGGGTCTGGATATTATCGGTGACCGCTTAACTGAAATTAACGTCACTAGCCCGACTTGCGCCCGTGAAATTGAAGCTGCATTTGATATCTCCATCACCGGTATGTTGATGGATGCGATTGAACGCCGCCTGAAAAAATAA
- the rsmE gene encoding 16S rRNA (uracil(1498)-N(3))-methyltransferase: MRVPRIYHPEPLQINTTISLCDDAANHVGRVLRMTAGQQLELFDGSNHTFHAEITEATKKNVFVTIQDSTLDDRESPLDIHLGQVMSRGEKMEFTIQKSVELGVNTITPLLSERCGIRLDGERLEKKLQQWQKIAIAACEQSGRNRVPVIRPVQSLEAWCAENDGAFKINLHPRASESINTLPADLKHVRLLIGPEGGLSADEIAMTANYQFTDILLGPRVLRTETTALTAITALQVRLGDLG; encoded by the coding sequence ATGCGCGTTCCACGCATTTATCACCCAGAGCCACTCCAAATTAATACCACCATTTCGCTTTGTGATGATGCAGCCAACCATGTGGGTCGAGTTCTTCGCATGACAGCCGGACAGCAGCTAGAATTGTTTGATGGAAGCAATCACACATTCCACGCTGAAATTACCGAGGCAACGAAAAAAAATGTGTTTGTGACTATCCAAGACAGCACATTGGATGACCGTGAATCCCCATTAGATATCCACCTTGGGCAAGTGATGTCCCGCGGTGAAAAAATGGAATTCACCATTCAAAAATCCGTTGAACTTGGTGTCAACACAATCACGCCACTACTTTCAGAACGTTGTGGCATACGCCTTGATGGCGAGCGTTTAGAGAAAAAATTGCAGCAGTGGCAAAAAATTGCCATTGCCGCCTGTGAGCAAAGTGGTCGCAACCGCGTCCCTGTAATTCGCCCCGTTCAATCCCTTGAAGCATGGTGCGCAGAAAATGACGGTGCGTTTAAAATTAATTTACACCCACGGGCAAGCGAGAGCATCAACACGCTTCCCGCTGATTTAAAGCATGTAAGGTTGCTGATAGGCCCAGAAGGTGGCTTATCTGCTGACGAAATTGCCATGACAGCCAATTATCAATTTACTGATATCCTGTTAGGGCCACGAGTATTACGAACAGAAACGACCGCGCTAACCGCTATAACGGCATTACAAGTGCGTTTAGGTGACTTGGGTTAA
- a CDS encoding prepilin peptidase, whose amino-acid sequence MIDAVNGFLIPILLITLLSLLSAWLTTQLLRQIPERYFDFPSIVIGFHWTWAGYWVLGTVIALFGYAPSVLALLFLFFNLVIPLGLIDLKTGYLPNVLNYPLLVFGLLFQWIMPAGNLLSAIYALIFSYVGLVVITTLVEKIRRRPQMGGGDLKLIAACATWLGVFYLPYFLVLAASLGLLHFLWRAWGEKQKWRGKQKLMQSIPFGPAIICSASFWLLLSLHSN is encoded by the coding sequence ATGATTGATGCCGTAAATGGATTTTTAATACCTATATTGCTAATCACACTATTGTCCCTCTTGTCAGCGTGGCTGACAACTCAGTTACTGAGACAAATTCCTGAACGCTATTTTGATTTTCCAAGCATAGTTATCGGTTTCCACTGGACATGGGCGGGATATTGGGTGTTAGGAACGGTGATTGCGCTCTTTGGTTATGCTCCTTCCGTTCTCGCTTTATTATTTCTGTTTTTTAATTTGGTTATTCCGTTAGGTTTAATCGATCTCAAAACAGGCTATTTACCAAATGTCCTCAATTATCCTTTACTAGTTTTTGGTCTGCTATTTCAGTGGATAATGCCAGCGGGAAATCTGTTATCCGCCATTTACGCACTGATATTTAGCTATGTTGGGCTGGTAGTTATTACTACGTTGGTGGAAAAAATTCGTCGGCGGCCGCAAATGGGGGGAGGGGATCTTAAACTGATCGCGGCTTGTGCAACTTGGCTCGGTGTTTTTTATCTTCCCTATTTTTTGGTGCTTGCAGCAAGTTTAGGTTTACTGCATTTTCTTTGGCGCGCATGGGGAGAAAAACAGAAATGGCGAGGCAAACAGAAATTAATGCAGAGTATTCCGTTTGGTCCCGCCATTATTTGCAGTGCCAGTTTTTGGCTGCTGCTTAGCTTGCATTCTAATTAG
- a CDS encoding DsbA family protein, translated as MNTITLHYIYDPYCGWCYAAAPLIAIAANHSNIHLELHGGGMLAGNARLHLDDQFRQYILQSDKRIAAMTGQVFGDDYITMLHQPNVVMDSAPPQTAILAATKQGKGVEMLKALQKAHYVSGRQIKQPEILTEVAQEIGLNIDQFQKDYAECAQTETDSHIAQSKQLLGQSGASGFPTLLIEQQGKWLRVPLQNYLGEPEKWQQFLDSLVKAAN; from the coding sequence ATGAACACAATTACCCTACATTATATTTATGACCCTTACTGTGGCTGGTGTTATGCCGCTGCACCGTTAATCGCCATCGCTGCTAATCACTCAAATATTCACCTAGAATTACATGGTGGTGGAATGTTAGCCGGCAATGCACGCCTGCATCTTGATGACCAATTCCGTCAATATATTTTGCAATCAGATAAACGCATTGCCGCAATGACGGGTCAAGTTTTTGGTGATGACTACATCACCATGCTGCACCAACCCAATGTGGTGATGGATTCTGCGCCGCCACAAACCGCCATTTTGGCCGCAACAAAACAGGGCAAAGGCGTTGAAATGCTCAAAGCGTTGCAAAAAGCCCACTACGTTTCAGGTCGCCAGATTAAGCAGCCCGAAATCTTAACGGAAGTGGCGCAAGAAATTGGCTTAAATATCGATCAATTCCAAAAAGATTATGCCGAATGTGCACAAACTGAAACGGACTCACACATTGCCCAAAGTAAACAATTGCTCGGCCAATCCGGTGCATCTGGCTTTCCAACCTTGTTAATCGAACAGCAAGGAAAATGGTTACGAGTCCCACTGCAAAACTACCTTGGCGAGCCAGAAAAATGGCAGCAATTTTTAGACTCACTGGTGAAAGCCGCTAATTAG
- a CDS encoding MBL fold metallo-hydrolase codes for MKLSTVFTATAFATVTHFAQAADLTLDVYNPGNNSVFPVSSEIISGDKEVVLIDAQFQNNDAQQLVNKIKKLDKKLTTIYISHSDPDYYFGLETLTKAFPDAKVVATQQTVDAINATKDGKLAYWGGILKNEAPSKIVVPEVIKTNHFTVDGEILEIKGLDGASPDRSYVWVPSLKAVVGGVVVSDNIHVWVADTQTKQSRQGWQQTLESIKALKPSVVVPGHFTGKSKMDLASVTFTQKYLTDFEKANSQSKDSAELIKKMEARYPSLDDKSSLELGAKVVKGEMQWPQ; via the coding sequence ATGAAATTATCGACTGTATTCACTGCGACCGCGTTTGCGACTGTCACTCACTTTGCTCAGGCAGCTGACTTAACCTTAGATGTCTATAATCCAGGCAATAACAGCGTGTTTCCAGTCTCTTCTGAAATTATCAGCGGCGATAAAGAAGTGGTTTTGATTGATGCACAGTTCCAAAACAATGATGCCCAGCAGCTGGTCAATAAAATCAAAAAGCTGGATAAAAAGCTGACCACCATTTATATCAGTCACTCAGACCCAGACTACTATTTTGGTTTAGAAACGCTGACTAAAGCTTTCCCTGATGCCAAAGTGGTTGCGACTCAACAAACCGTTGATGCGATTAACGCCACTAAAGATGGCAAACTGGCTTACTGGGGTGGCATCTTAAAAAATGAAGCACCAAGCAAAATTGTGGTGCCTGAAGTTATCAAAACCAATCACTTCACTGTGGATGGTGAAATCTTAGAAATTAAAGGGTTAGATGGCGCATCACCTGACAGAAGCTACGTTTGGGTGCCTTCACTCAAAGCGGTTGTCGGGGGTGTTGTTGTTTCTGACAATATCCACGTTTGGGTTGCCGACACACAAACCAAGCAATCCCGCCAAGGTTGGCAACAAACGTTAGAAAGCATCAAAGCACTGAAACCAAGCGTGGTTGTTCCGGGGCACTTTACGGGGAAATCAAAAATGGATCTGGCGAGTGTGACTTTTACCCAAAAATATTTAACGGACTTTGAAAAAGCTAACAGCCAAAGTAAAGATTCCGCAGAACTTATCAAGAAAATGGAAGCTCGCTACCCAAGCTTGGATGACAAATCCAGCTTAGAATTAGGCGCTAAAGTGGTAAAAGGCGAAATGCAGTGGCCGCAATAA